The Flavobacterium sp. HJ-32-4 genome contains a region encoding:
- the cdd gene encoding cytidine deaminase, with protein MKHIDVTARFDVYDSIGETPVDIQNLMARAVEARRGAYAPYSNFRVGVALLLDNGQVLIGSNQENAAYPSGLCAERVAVFQSGAVYPDARILKMAITAASDHNPTTEPIPPCGACRQSIAEYELRHGQDIEIWFMGETGVVCKSASLKNLLPFTFDRNFL; from the coding sequence ATGAAACACATTGACGTTACCGCACGTTTCGACGTATACGACTCTATCGGCGAGACACCGGTCGATATCCAGAACCTTATGGCCCGTGCCGTGGAAGCCCGAAGGGGAGCTTATGCGCCCTATTCGAATTTCCGCGTCGGTGTAGCGCTGTTGTTGGATAATGGCCAGGTATTGATTGGATCGAACCAGGAGAATGCCGCCTATCCGTCAGGACTCTGTGCCGAGCGGGTCGCCGTGTTCCAATCAGGGGCCGTGTATCCGGATGCGCGCATCCTTAAAATGGCGATCACCGCCGCCTCCGATCACAATCCGACGACTGAGCCGATTCCGCCTTGCGGGGCCTGCCGGCAGTCGATTGCGGAATACGAATTGCGTCATGGGCAGGATATCGAAATCTGGTTTATGGGTGAGACGGGTGTGGTATGTAAATCGGCCTCCCTCAAAAACCTGTTGCCGTTTACCTTTGACCGGAATTTCCTCTGA